A window from Pseudomonas sp. MRSN 12121 encodes these proteins:
- a CDS encoding MFS transporter: MAYNNNKAGYENILLGVLFLTFGFVFFDRLALSFLFPFMADELQLSNSHLGMLSSILALAWAVSGALVGAWSDRRGKRKPLLIVAVILFSLCSALSGLVTGFLSLLLFRGIMGLAEGPILPLSQSLMVEASSPHRRGLNMGLLQGSAAGLLGAVIGPPVLIGLAEAYGWRHAFIVSLVPGLLIALLIWRYVRNDAPRAAAAQDESRAPVKRLALLKSRNIVLCTLISCVFLTWFVILISFTPTFLVKVRGYSPASMGTVMSCLGSAWVLWGFGVAAISDRFGRRPTLVLFSLVAACCPIALLYADSPLLMGALMLLTYTGLGCFTLFMATIPAETVPREVMATALGLIMGIGELVGGFVSPTIAGFAADRFGLSIVMWISCGGALLAALLALFLKETAPAVLARRHRVEPSPSSALQGNQP, translated from the coding sequence ATGGCTTACAACAACAATAAAGCCGGTTACGAGAACATCCTGCTGGGCGTGCTGTTCCTGACGTTCGGCTTCGTCTTTTTCGACCGCCTGGCCCTGTCCTTCCTGTTCCCCTTCATGGCGGACGAGCTGCAACTGAGCAACAGCCACCTGGGCATGCTGTCGTCGATCCTGGCCCTGGCCTGGGCGGTGTCCGGCGCGCTGGTCGGGGCCTGGTCGGACCGGCGCGGCAAGCGCAAGCCGCTGCTGATCGTCGCGGTGATCCTGTTTTCCCTGTGCTCGGCGCTGTCGGGGCTGGTCACGGGCTTTCTCAGCCTGCTGCTGTTCCGCGGCATCATGGGCCTGGCCGAAGGGCCGATCCTGCCGCTCTCGCAATCGCTGATGGTGGAGGCCTCCTCGCCCCATCGCCGGGGCCTGAACATGGGCCTGCTGCAAGGCTCGGCGGCCGGGCTGCTGGGCGCGGTGATCGGCCCGCCGGTGCTGATCGGCCTGGCCGAAGCCTACGGCTGGCGCCATGCCTTTATCGTCTCGCTGGTGCCCGGGCTGCTGATCGCCCTGCTGATCTGGCGCTACGTGCGCAACGATGCGCCGCGGGCGGCGGCCGCCCAGGACGAGTCCCGGGCCCCGGTCAAGCGCCTGGCGCTGCTGAAAAGCCGCAATATCGTGCTCTGCACCCTGATCAGTTGTGTGTTCCTCACCTGGTTCGTGATCCTGATCTCCTTCACTCCGACCTTCCTGGTCAAGGTCCGCGGCTACAGCCCGGCGAGCATGGGCACGGTGATGAGTTGCCTGGGCAGCGCCTGGGTGCTGTGGGGCTTCGGCGTAGCGGCGATTTCCGACCGCTTCGGCCGCCGCCCGACCCTGGTGCTGTTCTCCCTGGTCGCCGCCTGCTGCCCGATCGCCCTGCTCTACGCCGACAGCCCGCTGCTGATGGGCGCGCTGATGCTGCTGACCTACACGGGCCTGGGCTGCTTCACCCTGTTCATGGCGACCATCCCCGCGGAAACCGTGCCGCGTGAGGTCATGGCCACGGCGCTGGGCCTGATCATGGGCATTGGCGAACTGGTGGGCGGTTTCGTCTCGCCGACCATCGCCGGGTTCGCCGCCGACCGCTTCGGCCTGTCCATCGTCATGTGGATCTCCTGCGGCGGCGCCCTGCTGGCCGCGCTGCTGGCGCTGTTCCTCAAGGAAACCGCGCCGGCGGTGCTCGCCCGCCGGCACCGCGTCGAACCGTCCCCGTCCTCCGCCCTGCAAGGAAACCAGCCATGA
- a CDS encoding transporter, which yields MTRTLAALACTGTLLSLDASAADLNARDFFGAPPGTSLGVLYLPATRADDFHGPADSTGKAELKVNAVAYRQVFFSDLCGTLCTPQFILPFADIDARLPGASRRTGESGFGDPQVGGTLFFINDPASRTYSGLLTLITLPVGEYHGDNPDVSPGANRWGATFVYNYTQGVGEKWVLEANLEAQLYAKNDDYLGSDLKQDPLYRLQAFASYDFTPATYGALRLIHADGGELRIDDRRIDDTHKRYTQVGFEVGHWLDPQNQLMFGLSQNVATRNGYHGTDALLRLVHVF from the coding sequence ATGACCAGAACCCTCGCCGCCCTGGCCTGCACCGGCACCCTGCTGAGCCTGGATGCCAGCGCCGCCGACCTCAACGCCCGCGATTTCTTCGGCGCGCCCCCAGGCACCAGCCTGGGCGTGCTGTACCTGCCGGCAACCCGCGCCGACGACTTCCACGGCCCCGCCGACAGCACCGGCAAGGCCGAGCTGAAGGTCAACGCCGTGGCCTATCGCCAGGTATTTTTCAGCGACCTCTGCGGCACCCTGTGCACGCCGCAGTTCATCCTGCCCTTCGCCGATATCGACGCCCGCCTGCCCGGCGCCAGCCGTCGCACCGGGGAAAGCGGCTTCGGCGACCCGCAGGTCGGCGGCACGCTGTTCTTCATCAATGACCCGGCCTCGCGCACCTACAGCGGCCTGCTGACCCTGATCACCCTGCCGGTCGGCGAATACCACGGCGACAACCCGGATGTGTCGCCGGGCGCCAACCGCTGGGGCGCGACCTTTGTCTACAACTACACCCAGGGCGTCGGCGAGAAGTGGGTACTGGAGGCCAACCTCGAAGCCCAGCTCTATGCCAAGAACGACGACTACCTGGGCAGCGACCTGAAACAGGACCCGCTGTACCGCCTGCAAGCCTTCGCCTCCTATGACTTCACCCCCGCCACCTACGGCGCCCTGCGGCTGATCCACGCCGACGGCGGCGAGCTGCGCATCGACGACCGGCGCATCGACGACACCCACAAGCGCTACACCCAGGTCGGCTTCGAGGTCGGCCACTGGCTGGACCCGCAGAACCAGCTGATGTTCGGCCTCTCGCAAAACGTCGCCACCCGCAACGGCTACCACGGCACCGATGCCTTGCTGCGTCTGGTCCACGTGTTCTGA
- a CDS encoding 2,3-butanediol dehydrogenase: protein MKALRWHAARDLRLTDLSLPEPGPGQVLVQVAYCGICGSDLHEYADGPHSIPQQQPHPLSGCRAPLTLGHEFCGQVLAIGPGVEQVQVGSRVAVEPEYRCGDCQYCHAGQYNLCQSMGFIGLMGDGGFAEQVLVPAYMLHPLPDAVSFKQAAVLEPAAVAFHALNQSRLMAGDSCVVFGLGPIGLLLILLARLRGVERIFAVDLSPERRRLALDFGAREVLDGRAADLSQRLQELSGGGLDTAFEAAGSQQTLDLALHSLRKGGEVVLVGLMGEVGFDAFHLVNRELRLVGSVGYRNAYPPLIELLASGRLDLTRAVTRCVTLEQAVEHGFEALLRDKGQIKVLVNPNPSLAKA from the coding sequence ATGAAAGCATTGCGTTGGCATGCCGCCCGCGACCTGCGCCTCACCGACCTCTCGCTGCCCGAACCCGGCCCGGGCCAGGTGCTGGTGCAGGTGGCCTACTGCGGTATCTGCGGCAGCGACCTGCACGAATACGCCGACGGCCCGCACTCGATTCCGCAGCAGCAACCCCACCCGCTGTCCGGTTGCCGCGCACCCCTGACCCTGGGCCACGAGTTCTGCGGCCAGGTCCTGGCCATCGGCCCGGGCGTGGAGCAGGTGCAGGTCGGCAGCCGGGTGGCGGTGGAACCCGAATACCGCTGCGGCGACTGCCAGTACTGCCACGCCGGCCAGTACAACCTGTGCCAGTCCATGGGTTTTATCGGCCTGATGGGCGATGGCGGCTTCGCCGAGCAGGTGCTGGTGCCGGCCTACATGCTGCACCCGCTGCCGGACGCGGTGAGCTTCAAGCAGGCCGCGGTGCTGGAGCCGGCGGCGGTGGCCTTCCACGCGCTGAACCAGAGCCGCCTGATGGCCGGCGACAGCTGCGTGGTGTTCGGCCTCGGCCCCATCGGCCTGCTGCTGATCCTGCTGGCACGCCTGCGCGGCGTGGAACGGATCTTCGCCGTCGACCTCAGCCCGGAACGTAGGCGGCTGGCCCTGGATTTCGGCGCTCGGGAGGTGCTCGACGGCCGCGCCGCCGACCTGTCGCAGCGCCTGCAGGAACTGAGCGGTGGCGGGCTCGACACGGCCTTCGAGGCCGCCGGCAGCCAGCAGACCCTGGACCTCGCCCTGCACTCGCTGCGCAAGGGCGGCGAGGTGGTGCTGGTGGGCCTGATGGGCGAGGTCGGCTTCGATGCCTTTCACCTGGTCAATCGCGAATTGCGCCTGGTCGGCAGCGTCGGCTATCGCAACGCCTACCCGCCGCTGATCGAGCTGCTGGCCAGCGGCCGCCTGGACCTGACCCGCGCGGTGACCCGCTGCGTGACGCTGGAGCAGGCGGTGGAACACGGTTTCGAGGCGCTGCTACGGGACAAGGGCCAGATCAAGGTGCTGGTCAATCCCAACCCATCGCTGGCCAAGGCATGA
- a CDS encoding class II histone deacetylase codes for MTRKTAFFFDELSLWHSAGPHALTLPVGGWVQPPAAAGHAESPETKRRLKSLLDVSGLTRQLHVRGAAPASDADLLRVHSAGYLQRFKALSEAGGGELGPQAPIGPGSYEIARLSAGLAIAAVDTVLAGEADNAYSLSRPPGHHCLADGAMGFCFLANIAIAIEAAKARRGLGKVAVIDWDVHHGNGTQSIFEERGDVLTISLHQDGCFPPGYSGEQDRGRGAGLGANLNIPLLPGSGHDAYLHALRRLVVPALERFEPELIVVACGYDANAVDPLARMLLHSDSFRAMTRQLRETAERLCQGRLVLVHEGGYSEAYVPFCGLATVEELAGIRTAVTDPMLDFIQLQQPNPAFQAFQRQLLDRQAEALQEPAVDARLPAMD; via the coding sequence ATGACCCGTAAAACCGCGTTTTTCTTCGATGAATTGAGCCTCTGGCACAGCGCCGGGCCCCATGCCCTGACGCTGCCCGTCGGCGGCTGGGTGCAACCGCCCGCCGCGGCCGGGCACGCCGAATCGCCGGAAACCAAACGCCGCCTGAAAAGCCTGCTGGACGTCTCCGGCCTGACCCGCCAGCTGCACGTGCGCGGCGCCGCGCCCGCCAGCGACGCGGACCTGCTGCGGGTGCACAGTGCCGGCTACCTGCAACGCTTCAAGGCCCTGAGCGAGGCTGGTGGCGGCGAGCTCGGCCCGCAGGCGCCGATCGGCCCCGGCAGCTACGAGATCGCCCGGCTCTCCGCCGGCCTGGCCATCGCCGCGGTGGATACCGTGCTCGCCGGCGAGGCCGACAACGCCTACTCGCTGTCCCGCCCGCCGGGCCACCATTGCCTGGCCGACGGTGCCATGGGCTTCTGCTTCCTGGCCAATATCGCCATCGCCATCGAGGCGGCCAAGGCCAGGCGCGGCCTGGGCAAGGTCGCGGTGATCGACTGGGACGTGCACCACGGCAACGGCACCCAGTCGATCTTCGAGGAGCGCGGCGACGTGCTGACCATCTCCCTGCACCAGGACGGTTGCTTCCCGCCCGGCTACAGCGGCGAGCAGGACCGCGGCCGCGGCGCCGGGCTGGGGGCCAACCTCAATATCCCGCTGCTGCCCGGCAGCGGCCACGATGCCTACCTGCATGCCTTGCGACGCCTGGTGGTCCCGGCCCTGGAACGCTTCGAGCCGGAACTGATCGTCGTCGCCTGCGGCTACGACGCCAACGCGGTCGACCCGCTGGCGCGCATGCTGCTGCACAGCGACTCGTTCCGCGCCATGACCCGGCAACTGCGCGAAACCGCCGAGCGCTTGTGCCAGGGCCGCCTGGTGCTGGTGCATGAAGGCGGTTATTCCGAGGCCTATGTGCCCTTCTGCGGGCTGGCGACCGTGGAAGAACTGGCCGGCATCAGGACCGCGGTGACCGACCCGATGCTGGACTTCATCCAGCTCCAGCAGCCGAACCCGGCGTTCCAGGCGTTCCAGCGCCAGTTGCTCGATCGGCAGGCAGAGGCGTTGCAGGAGCCCGCGGTCGACGCTCGATTGCCCGCGATGGATTGA
- a CDS encoding carbohydrate porin, whose amino-acid sequence MKSTALLCPLLTAALFSPLCQAQAPAPSRDGPLAGLGERLAGYGIQPHAQFWSLSMKNLDTGPRPHSFGNSGDLFVGADVDLETLAGLEGAAVHFEETFFILDTATGQPTSRAWQGAAGSYFAGAPIHNDITSNQLSLLTYQQTWLDGRLDMSLGRTNARRYFYIYNCETVVTCNDPIIDSSTGILPPPYGSWGGYLKYQATPGVYLHAGAFESNPVDYLKKRKGLDFSTDDASGTSLLLGIGSRDDGAYRARYELNGYYNTANQYDPLTGASEHGTGGAFFKFQQGFWRADGGQGTAPQALLAFGSLSLAADDKQPFSRFAEIGLTYLAPFDRPQDKLNLKASYLRLNEHQLRFQQQARIANGGDSRLGERNVYAIEANGHFALGRHLALEPSVQYLINPDNFYNPEARELSGNGFVVGLQVMYDVGAALGL is encoded by the coding sequence ATGAAAAGCACTGCCCTGTTGTGCCCGCTGCTGACTGCGGCCCTGTTCAGCCCCCTGTGCCAGGCCCAGGCCCCGGCGCCCAGCCGCGACGGCCCGCTGGCCGGGCTCGGCGAACGACTGGCCGGCTACGGCATCCAGCCCCATGCGCAGTTCTGGAGCCTGTCGATGAAGAACCTCGACACCGGCCCGCGCCCACACAGTTTCGGCAACAGCGGCGACCTGTTCGTCGGTGCCGACGTCGATCTGGAGACCCTCGCCGGCCTTGAGGGCGCGGCCGTTCATTTCGAGGAAACCTTCTTCATCCTCGACACCGCCACCGGCCAGCCGACCTCCCGCGCCTGGCAAGGCGCCGCCGGCAGCTATTTCGCCGGCGCGCCGATCCACAACGACATCACCAGCAACCAGCTGAGCCTGCTGACCTACCAGCAGACCTGGCTCGACGGCCGCCTCGACATGAGCCTGGGGCGCACCAACGCGCGGCGCTACTTCTATATCTACAACTGCGAAACCGTGGTCACCTGCAACGACCCGATCATCGATTCGTCCACCGGCATCCTGCCGCCGCCCTACGGCAGCTGGGGCGGCTACCTGAAGTACCAGGCGACGCCGGGCGTCTACCTGCATGCCGGCGCGTTCGAATCGAACCCGGTGGACTACCTGAAGAAACGCAAGGGCCTGGACTTCAGCACCGACGACGCCAGCGGCACCAGCCTGCTGCTGGGCATCGGCAGCCGGGACGACGGCGCCTACCGCGCCCGCTACGAACTCAACGGCTACTACAACACCGCCAACCAGTACGACCCGCTGACCGGGGCCAGCGAACACGGCACCGGCGGCGCCTTCTTCAAGTTCCAGCAAGGCTTCTGGCGCGCCGACGGCGGCCAGGGCACCGCGCCCCAGGCCCTGCTGGCGTTCGGCTCGCTGTCGCTGGCCGCCGACGACAAGCAGCCCTTCAGCCGTTTCGCCGAAATCGGCCTGACGTACCTCGCGCCTTTCGACCGGCCACAGGACAAGCTCAACCTCAAGGCCAGCTACCTGCGCCTGAACGAGCATCAATTGCGCTTCCAGCAACAGGCACGGATCGCCAACGGCGGCGACAGCCGCCTGGGCGAACGCAATGTCTACGCTATCGAGGCCAACGGCCACTTCGCCCTCGGCCGGCACCTGGCGCTCGAGCCCAGCGTCCAGTACCTGATCAACCCGGACAACTTCTACAACCCCGAGGCCCGCGAGTTGAGCGGCAATGGATTCGTCGTCGGCCTGCAAGTCATGTACGACGTCGGCGCGGCGCTCGGGCTGTGA
- a CDS encoding MFS transporter, whose product MSIQPHPLTAEQPLSASSLALLAAIVLFAAITPTLLMTAPAVAAQLASQWQLGPARIGDLFSTELGAMSLATLPAFWWLKRVDWRRAALLAGTLFIVANLLSIWAQDYGLLLALRFCSALAGGSLMIICLSSAASTANPSRTYGLWVMGQLVVGALGLGLLPRLFEHYGLAACYLLLALLMSLCLPLARCFPPGAPLSDSSTAQAPAAPRGKALCGILGILGFYISLSGVWTFIGSIGAKAGISAQASGEWLAVATVMGIVGAGCTSLIGNRLPRRLLLLLGYALLAGSVLLLLGAPTLARFAIAALAFKFTWTFLLPLILACLADLDRSGKLMNASNLVIGGGLAIGPALAGRLIEHSGGFQPLLIGGAGLALLSLALILGCRRPS is encoded by the coding sequence ATGAGCATCCAACCGCACCCCCTGACCGCCGAACAGCCGCTCAGCGCGTCGTCCCTGGCCCTGCTGGCGGCCATCGTGCTGTTCGCCGCCATTACCCCGACCCTCCTGATGACCGCCCCGGCAGTGGCCGCGCAACTGGCCAGCCAATGGCAGCTCGGCCCGGCGCGGATCGGCGATCTGTTCTCCACCGAACTGGGGGCCATGAGCCTGGCCACCCTGCCCGCGTTCTGGTGGCTCAAGCGCGTCGACTGGCGCCGCGCGGCGCTGCTGGCCGGGACGCTGTTCATCGTCGCCAACCTGCTGTCGATCTGGGCCCAGGACTACGGCTTGCTGCTGGCCCTGCGTTTTTGCAGCGCCCTGGCCGGCGGCTCGCTGATGATCATCTGCCTGTCCAGCGCCGCCTCCACCGCCAACCCCAGCCGGACCTACGGCCTGTGGGTCATGGGCCAACTGGTGGTCGGGGCGCTGGGCCTGGGCCTTCTGCCGCGGCTGTTCGAGCATTACGGCCTGGCGGCCTGTTACCTGCTGCTGGCCCTGCTGATGAGCCTGTGCCTGCCCCTGGCGCGCTGTTTTCCACCCGGCGCGCCCCTCTCGGACAGCAGCACGGCCCAGGCGCCGGCCGCGCCGCGAGGCAAGGCCCTGTGCGGGATCCTCGGCATCCTCGGGTTCTACATCAGCCTCAGCGGGGTCTGGACCTTTATCGGCTCGATCGGCGCCAAGGCCGGCATTTCCGCACAGGCCAGCGGCGAGTGGCTGGCCGTCGCCACGGTCATGGGCATCGTCGGCGCCGGCTGCACCTCGCTGATCGGCAACCGCCTGCCGCGCCGGCTGTTGCTGCTGCTCGGCTACGCCCTGCTGGCCGGCTCGGTGCTGTTGCTGCTGGGGGCGCCGACCCTGGCGCGCTTCGCCATCGCCGCCCTGGCCTTCAAGTTCACCTGGACCTTTCTCCTGCCGCTGATCCTCGCCTGCCTGGCCGACCTCGACCGCTCCGGCAAGCTGATGAACGCCTCCAACCTGGTGATCGGCGGCGGCCTGGCCATCGGCCCCGCGCTGGCTGGCCGGCTGATCGAACACAGCGGTGGCTTCCAGCCCCTGCTGATCGGCGGCGCCGGCCTGGCCCTGCTGTCGCTGGCCCTGATCCTCGGCTGCCGGCGCCCATCCTGA
- a CDS encoding helix-turn-helix domain-containing protein, whose translation MSPCALLETRHACTQGMAPDQRLAFWEDYNASTLVGLKCTSFCESGFAASQDNLQLAGMRLARIEGNEHVVERDNSMIRTVPKESVFVSFVTGSASFFYQDGACQLLEPGELIVYRTDKPYLFGFSGPMRQFIFDIPQALFAERCLKRFDRPLKIGGQSGVQRLLSRTLGERTRGFFQQPLSQDAEDYQNQAFELLRSLIAGQTGERRLNALSASYLLAAKQCISEQLADPGLSCERVAAQTGVSVRHLSRLFALEDTQPSRFILEQRLQRAHDLLGSPRGRGLDIGEIAYRHGFASQAHFARAFKAHYGLTPSEARASQALNPM comes from the coding sequence ATGTCTCCATGCGCCTTGCTCGAAACCCGGCATGCCTGCACCCAGGGCATGGCCCCGGACCAGCGGCTGGCCTTCTGGGAGGACTACAACGCGTCCACCCTGGTCGGCCTCAAATGCACCTCCTTTTGTGAAAGCGGTTTTGCCGCCAGCCAGGACAACCTGCAACTGGCGGGCATGCGCCTGGCGCGGATCGAGGGCAACGAACACGTGGTCGAGCGCGACAACTCGATGATCCGCACGGTGCCCAAGGAGTCGGTGTTCGTGTCCTTCGTCACCGGCAGCGCCTCGTTTTTCTATCAGGATGGCGCCTGCCAGTTGCTCGAACCGGGCGAGCTGATCGTCTACCGCACCGACAAACCCTACCTGTTCGGCTTCTCCGGGCCGATGCGCCAGTTCATTTTCGACATTCCCCAGGCGCTGTTCGCCGAGCGCTGCCTGAAGCGCTTCGACCGCCCCCTGAAGATCGGCGGGCAAAGCGGCGTGCAGCGCCTGTTGTCGCGCACCCTGGGCGAGCGCACGCGGGGGTTTTTCCAGCAGCCGTTGAGCCAGGACGCCGAGGATTACCAGAACCAGGCGTTCGAGCTGTTGCGCAGCCTGATCGCCGGGCAGACGGGCGAGCGGCGCCTCAATGCCCTGAGCGCGTCCTATCTGCTCGCGGCCAAGCAGTGCATCAGCGAACAGCTGGCGGACCCGGGCCTGAGCTGCGAGCGGGTGGCCGCGCAAACCGGCGTCTCGGTGCGGCACCTGAGCCGTCTGTTCGCCCTGGAGGACACCCAGCCCAGTCGCTTTATCCTGGAACAGCGCCTGCAACGGGCCCATGACCTGCTGGGCAGCCCGCGGGGCCGGGGCCTGGACATCGGCGAAATCGCCTACCGCCACGGCTTCGCCAGCCAGGCCCACTTCGCCCGGGCGTTCAAGGCCCATTACGGCCTGACCCCGAGCGAAGCGCGCGCCTCCCAGGCACTCAATCCGATGTAG
- a CDS encoding helix-turn-helix transcriptional regulator, which produces MSRHDHPALLHAFSSLILELQRLAQHQDIEHFHGHALDRIGRLLPFASAWWGRAALIDGLPEEHSSYLHRLPPSYLPDWQSIKHIDVTVGRVHAHPGQAVIVDMRDPANGPGLNWLGATYGIGELLCVVYIDPQTHLSDHLALYRAPDAPRFDADDCLLLNNLMLHLVAAVSANQIRTLVAMRETLTSPRNLALAVCDQHSTLHCAERGFVDLLLGEWPDWSGPCLPVAMADGGYEGRHLQFDASPVGDLFLLAARSRPLLTQLSPRENDVALGFGEGKTYKEIARELGLSPNTVRHHIRAIYHKLGVRDKTRIAHLLHAPPD; this is translated from the coding sequence ATGAGCCGTCATGATCACCCCGCCCTGCTGCACGCCTTCAGCTCGCTGATCCTGGAATTGCAGCGCCTGGCGCAGCACCAGGACATCGAACACTTCCATGGCCATGCGCTGGACCGCATCGGCCGGTTGCTGCCCTTCGCCAGCGCCTGGTGGGGCCGCGCCGCGCTAATCGACGGCTTGCCGGAAGAACACAGCAGCTACCTGCACCGCCTGCCGCCCAGCTACCTGCCGGACTGGCAGTCGATCAAGCATATCGACGTCACCGTCGGCCGGGTCCATGCCCACCCGGGCCAGGCCGTGATAGTCGACATGCGCGACCCGGCCAATGGCCCCGGCCTGAACTGGCTCGGCGCGACCTACGGTATCGGCGAACTGCTGTGCGTGGTGTACATCGACCCGCAGACCCACCTCAGCGATCACCTGGCGCTGTACCGCGCCCCTGATGCCCCACGCTTCGATGCCGACGACTGCCTGCTGCTCAACAACCTGATGCTGCACCTGGTGGCGGCGGTCTCGGCGAACCAGATCCGCACCCTGGTGGCCATGCGCGAAACCCTCACCAGCCCGCGCAACCTGGCGCTGGCGGTGTGCGACCAGCACAGCACCCTGCATTGCGCCGAACGCGGTTTCGTCGACCTGCTGCTTGGCGAGTGGCCGGACTGGAGCGGCCCCTGCCTGCCCGTGGCCATGGCCGACGGCGGCTACGAGGGCCGGCACCTGCAGTTCGACGCCTCGCCGGTGGGCGACCTGTTCCTGCTCGCCGCCCGCAGCCGCCCGCTGCTGACGCAACTGAGCCCACGGGAAAACGACGTGGCCCTGGGCTTCGGCGAAGGCAAGACCTACAAGGAAATCGCCCGCGAACTGGGCCTGTCGCCGAACACCGTGCGCCATCACATCCGCGCCATCTACCACAAGCTCGGGGTCAGGGACAAAACCCGCATCGCCCATCTGCTGCACGCCCCGCCCGACTGA
- a CDS encoding 2,4'-dihydroxyacetophenone dioxygenase family protein — translation MPEAARREFWKDLQPIANCFKPDAKPEVYLPDAATDDLKLYVPFTETVSSRPLWISPSENRWCDILMASSAGLVNRHYHPHEVFAYTLSGKWGYLEHDWTATAGDFVYETPGEGHTLVAYEHEQPMRAFFIVKGPLIWLDEQGEPDGYFDVHSYIAMCRAHYEKIGLGAAYIDTLFR, via the coding sequence ATGCCCGAAGCTGCCCGCCGTGAATTCTGGAAAGACCTGCAACCGATCGCCAACTGCTTCAAGCCGGACGCCAAACCCGAGGTCTACCTGCCCGATGCCGCCACCGACGACCTGAAGCTGTACGTGCCCTTCACCGAAACCGTGTCCTCACGACCGCTGTGGATCTCGCCGAGCGAGAACCGCTGGTGCGACATCCTCATGGCCAGCAGCGCCGGGCTGGTGAACCGGCATTACCACCCGCACGAAGTGTTCGCCTACACCCTGTCCGGCAAATGGGGCTACCTGGAACACGACTGGACCGCCACCGCCGGCGACTTCGTCTACGAGACGCCGGGCGAAGGCCACACCCTGGTGGCCTACGAGCACGAGCAGCCGATGCGCGCGTTTTTCATCGTCAAGGGCCCGCTGATCTGGCTCGACGAACAGGGCGAGCCGGACGGCTATTTCGACGTGCATTCCTACATCGCCATGTGCCGCGCGCACTACGAAAAGATCGGCCTCGGCGCGGCCTACATCGACACGCTGTTTCGCTGA